A stretch of the Planctomycetota bacterium genome encodes the following:
- a CDS encoding sigma-70 family RNA polymerase sigma factor, which produces MLEEARPTLLVVAAAEVGRAHAADAVQQAAMTALGQLDRFQRGSDFRAWMAAVVRGAARNMRRSEQARARRERTPRLIATTSDMDSPDPAGLYEALDALPAMQRECMLLRAVGGHTYTEVGAIVGVPEATARSHVYRARRALLGRLDGAGTTEDA; this is translated from the coding sequence CTGCTCGAGGAAGCCAGGCCCACCCTGCTCGTGGTGGCGGCAGCGGAGGTCGGCCGCGCCCACGCCGCCGACGCCGTCCAGCAGGCCGCGATGACCGCGCTCGGGCAACTCGACCGATTCCAGCGTGGCAGCGACTTCCGGGCGTGGATGGCGGCGGTCGTCCGCGGCGCCGCCCGCAACATGCGGCGGAGCGAGCAGGCCCGCGCCCGGAGGGAGCGCACGCCGCGGCTGATTGCCACTACTTCGGACATGGATTCCCCGGATCCCGCCGGGCTTTATGAGGCCTTGGATGCACTGCCGGCGATGCAAAGAGAGTGCATGCTGCTGCGCGCCGTCGGAGGGCACACCTATACAGAGGTCGGCGCCATCGTCGGCGTGCCCGAGGCAACGGCGAGGAGCCACGTGTACCGGGCGCGGCGGGCGTTGCTGGGGAGGCTCGACGGCGCCGGCACCACGGAGGACGCATAG
- a CDS encoding GC-type dockerin domain-anchored protein, with product MIRTTIIGAAMAVLAPHACAQDRTIERGVTADALSLVFDDPVTDEEAFESSQPGLFEETASASAVVPPFASNRSSASQRSFFQPGFRPGEDVIDASGSAVAQLFIQGLGDAAARSTYVLEFAVGAGSRFEMDEFNLLVDDRFGGDVSRDRPGDASASLALTNLDTGEILFEESAVLDDAGTEVRIESNDTIVIDLDAGRYELRIEAIATDETAGFDEVQDSLAAASFFVCANVFDPAPCPTDLDGDGLLTIFDFLAFQNLFDAGDPRADLDGDGELTIFDFLAYQNAFDAGCP from the coding sequence ATGATTCGCACCACGATTATCGGCGCCGCAATGGCGGTTCTCGCACCGCACGCATGCGCCCAGGATCGCACCATCGAGCGCGGCGTAACGGCCGACGCACTGTCGCTGGTCTTCGATGATCCGGTGACCGACGAGGAGGCGTTCGAGTCGAGCCAGCCGGGCCTCTTCGAGGAGACCGCCTCCGCGTCGGCGGTCGTGCCGCCCTTCGCGTCCAATCGGTCGAGCGCCAGCCAGCGGAGCTTCTTCCAGCCCGGCTTCCGCCCGGGCGAGGACGTGATCGACGCGAGCGGTTCGGCCGTCGCGCAGCTGTTCATCCAGGGGCTGGGCGACGCCGCCGCCCGCAGCACCTACGTGCTGGAGTTCGCCGTCGGCGCGGGCTCGCGATTCGAGATGGACGAGTTCAATCTGCTCGTCGACGACCGCTTCGGCGGCGACGTCTCCCGGGATCGCCCGGGCGACGCCTCGGCGTCGCTGGCGCTGACCAACCTCGACACGGGCGAGATCCTCTTCGAGGAATCGGCCGTGCTAGACGACGCGGGCACGGAGGTACGAATCGAGTCCAACGACACGATCGTGATCGACCTCGATGCCGGTCGCTACGAGCTGCGCATCGAAGCGATCGCCACCGACGAGACCGCGGGCTTCGACGAGGTGCAGGACAGCCTGGCGGCGGCAAGCTTCTTCGTGTGCGCCAACGTATTCGATCCCGCGCCCTGCCCGACCGACCTCGACGGCGACGGGCTGCTGACCATCTTCGACTTCCTGGCCTTCCAGAACCTCTTCGATGCGGGCGATCCGCGGGCCGACCTCGACGGCGACGGCGAACTGACGATCTTCGACTTCCTCGCCTACCAGAACGCCTTCGACGCCGGATGTCCGTAG
- the trpS gene encoding tryptophan--tRNA ligase — MTTTRPRILTGDTPTGLLHLGHFVGSLESRVAMQDDYDCYFLIANMHAYTTRAEDPASIRRSTIEIVKDWIAVGMDPERSTFVLQTEVPAIAELTWYFAMLLPFNRVMRNPTLKTEIDSKGLGDTYSFGFPMYAVGQCADILSFRPEWVPVGEDQVAHIEMCREAARRFNQVYCGVDPHAEDDEHESLGGVFPIPKAKVGRVGRLVGTDGTHKMSKSLNNAIFLSDSFKQIKKKMGQLYTGRQALDEPGDVHNALFEYVHAFIRDDERVAELERRYAAGDNIGDGHIKVEVAEHIDKLLEPMRERRAELDGDAGDERVIELLREHAAKANTLAEDTLRRAKEAMKLDLIERQLRFE, encoded by the coding sequence ATGACCACCACCCGCCCCCGCATCCTCACCGGCGATACGCCTACGGGCCTGCTGCACCTGGGCCACTTCGTGGGCAGCCTCGAGAGCCGCGTGGCGATGCAGGACGACTACGACTGCTACTTCCTCATCGCCAACATGCACGCGTACACCACGCGGGCCGAGGATCCGGCGTCCATCCGCCGCAGCACCATCGAGATCGTCAAGGACTGGATCGCCGTCGGCATGGACCCCGAGCGCAGCACCTTCGTGCTGCAGACCGAGGTCCCCGCGATCGCCGAGTTGACGTGGTACTTCGCGATGCTGCTGCCCTTCAACCGGGTGATGCGCAACCCCACGCTCAAGACCGAGATCGACAGCAAGGGGCTGGGCGATACCTACTCCTTCGGCTTCCCGATGTACGCCGTTGGCCAGTGCGCCGACATCCTCAGCTTCCGCCCCGAGTGGGTGCCCGTGGGCGAGGACCAGGTGGCCCACATCGAGATGTGCCGCGAGGCGGCCCGCCGCTTCAACCAGGTCTACTGCGGCGTCGATCCCCACGCCGAGGACGACGAGCACGAGAGCCTGGGCGGCGTGTTCCCCATCCCCAAGGCCAAGGTCGGCCGCGTGGGCCGGCTCGTCGGCACGGATGGCACGCACAAGATGTCCAAGAGCCTCAACAACGCCATCTTCCTGAGCGATTCCTTCAAGCAGATCAAGAAGAAGATGGGCCAGCTCTACACGGGCCGCCAGGCCCTCGACGAGCCAGGCGACGTGCACAACGCACTGTTCGAGTACGTCCACGCCTTCATCCGCGACGACGAGCGCGTGGCCGAGCTCGAACGCCGGTACGCCGCGGGCGACAACATCGGCGACGGCCACATCAAGGTCGAGGTGGCCGAGCACATCGATAAGCTCCTCGAGCCCATGCGCGAGCGCCGGGCCGAGCTGGACGGCGACGCCGGCGACGAGCGGGTGATCGAGCTGCTCCGGGAGCATGCCGCGAAGGCCAACACGCTGGCCGAGGACACGCTGCGGCGGGCGAAGGAAGCGATGAAGCTGGACCTGATCGAGCGCCAGCTCCGCTTCGAGTAG
- the miaA gene encoding tRNA (adenosine(37)-N6)-dimethylallyltransferase MiaA: MATAAPTPIVPVIAGPTAGGKTEIAIACARLGAERGAPGEIISADAFQIYRGMDIGTGKAPQAERDPSQGGVPHHLIDIVEPMERFTVADWLARAAEAIADIEVRGGWPIVAGGTHLYVKALLDGLFEGPPADEALRAELRALGLPALREELGRVDPASAARIDANDERRTIRALEVWRLTGRTISDCQRQWDSAEPSGPLHGRALLVVLDWSAESINRRINARVRAMLEAGLAGEVRRLDEAGRLGPQAREALGYKQLLGAAQSGFSLDSAAERIKIETRRFAKNQRTWLRRLVASPPGGASILRVDPENRDPGEIAQGIVKHCFTIE, encoded by the coding sequence GTGGCAACAGCCGCACCCACGCCCATCGTTCCGGTGATCGCCGGTCCCACCGCCGGCGGCAAGACCGAGATCGCGATCGCGTGCGCACGCCTCGGCGCCGAGCGCGGTGCGCCGGGCGAGATAATCTCCGCTGACGCCTTCCAGATCTATCGCGGCATGGACATCGGCACCGGCAAGGCGCCCCAAGCCGAACGCGATCCGTCGCAAGGCGGCGTGCCGCACCACCTCATCGACATCGTCGAGCCGATGGAGCGGTTCACGGTTGCCGACTGGCTTGCGCGCGCGGCAGAGGCGATCGCGGACATCGAGGTACGCGGCGGCTGGCCGATCGTCGCCGGCGGCACGCACCTCTACGTCAAGGCGCTGCTCGACGGGCTGTTCGAGGGGCCGCCCGCGGACGAGGCGCTCCGCGCGGAGCTCCGCGCCCTCGGCCTTCCCGCGCTGCGCGAGGAGCTGGGCCGCGTCGACCCGGCCTCGGCGGCGCGCATCGACGCCAACGACGAGCGGCGGACCATCCGCGCCCTGGAGGTCTGGCGGCTGACGGGGCGGACCATCAGCGACTGCCAGCGGCAGTGGGACTCGGCCGAGCCCAGCGGGCCGCTGCACGGCCGGGCGCTGCTGGTGGTGCTCGACTGGTCGGCCGAGTCCATCAATCGCCGCATCAACGCTCGCGTGCGCGCCATGCTGGAGGCCGGCCTCGCCGGGGAGGTCCGGCGGCTGGATGAGGCCGGACGGCTGGGGCCCCAGGCCCGCGAGGCCCTGGGCTACAAGCAGCTGCTGGGGGCGGCACAATCCGGGTTTTCCCTGGATAGCGCCGCCGAGCGGATCAAGATCGAAACCCGCCGATTCGCCAAGAACCAGCGAACGTGGCTGCGGCGGCTGGTGGCCTCGCCGCCCGGCGGAGCGTCGATCCTGCGGGTTGATCCCGAAAACCGGGATCCGGGTGAGATCGCGCAAGGCATTGTCAAACATTGTTTTACGATAGAATGA
- a CDS encoding DNA topoisomerase: protein MAKKTTKKTSKRTSKKVSKKTSKKVSKKAAGRSAAGAGRRSSRGTGYKAGQAKGRDLVIVESPSKAKTINKYLGDGYVVLASVGHVRDLPEKAEKGDKSPVPGVALEKRFTPSYQVLSGKEAVMRELKRAAKDAQSEGGSVWFATDLDREGEAIAWHLADEIGIDAADAKRVVFAAITKNEISRAFQNPHAIDLDKVNAQQARRILDRIVGYQVSPLLWKKVTRGLSAGRVQSVAVRLVVERERAIRAFVPDESWSVTACFAGDEKSARGLLPQWARLLAQRDDKGNPPPLKKQNAWLAEHGALRAELIEIDGEKFEVLQEGRLDPDAEADVSAEKFRKAGTCDVTPGVVSALEKAGMTQIETHVEEDASGRGPARWRRTITGVADPAMAWSVRSIETKRTSSRPPAPFITSTMQQAASSRLGFGARRTMGAAQQLYEGIDIPGEGPVGLITYMRTDSTHIAGEALNMARDHIARTYGDDYLPEKPNFFGSSNKSAQEAHEAIRPTNVAYTPDMVRRVLKNKPDLARLYELIWQRFVACQMANAQWDATTVLIDGGKDATLTFKASGRVLVFDGFYRVAGVPTASDEATLPELREQDALHAFAIEPRQRFTSPPARYTEASLIKTLESEGIGRPSTYASIVQTIQDRKYVDLLERRFHATDLGEVVTDKLVEAFPRILDVGYTREMEAELDKVEDEHLDWIEMLERFYGPFRKSLEAAEENLQHAKAETQPSDYLCPRDGAPLVYRFGKNGRFLSCSRYPDCDYACPVDRYGKPRPVEYVDVRCPKTGRPMVHRTGRFGPFIATDLAEGESPGDGMILNVDKKGYVTAPAPPPLETDLPCPLCESPLNLRNGLRGPWLGCSRFPKCRGRGKWAELDDAKKKALEDALEAHERAHPIPIIRRLDGTPLTDAKGKPLEGAPKVEQLVLQETPEEAVSSHAGPIHKDEKLAKSA, encoded by the coding sequence ATGGCAAAGAAGACGACCAAGAAGACGAGCAAGAGGACCTCCAAGAAGGTCTCGAAGAAGACCTCGAAGAAGGTCTCCAAGAAGGCCGCGGGCCGGTCGGCGGCCGGTGCGGGCCGACGGTCCAGCCGAGGCACGGGCTACAAGGCCGGCCAGGCCAAGGGCCGCGACCTGGTCATCGTCGAGAGCCCCAGCAAGGCCAAGACCATCAACAAGTACCTGGGCGACGGCTACGTCGTCCTGGCCAGCGTCGGCCATGTGCGGGACCTGCCCGAGAAGGCCGAGAAGGGCGACAAGAGCCCCGTGCCGGGCGTCGCCCTCGAGAAGCGCTTCACCCCGAGCTACCAGGTGCTCAGCGGCAAGGAAGCCGTGATGCGGGAGCTCAAGCGGGCCGCCAAGGACGCCCAGAGCGAGGGCGGCAGCGTCTGGTTCGCCACCGACCTCGACCGCGAGGGCGAGGCCATCGCCTGGCACCTGGCCGACGAGATCGGCATCGACGCCGCGGACGCCAAGCGGGTGGTCTTCGCGGCCATCACGAAGAACGAGATCTCCCGCGCGTTCCAGAACCCGCACGCCATCGATCTCGACAAGGTCAACGCCCAGCAGGCGCGGCGGATCCTGGACCGCATCGTGGGCTACCAGGTCAGCCCGCTGCTCTGGAAGAAGGTCACCCGCGGGCTGAGCGCGGGCCGCGTGCAGAGCGTCGCGGTGCGGCTGGTCGTCGAGCGGGAGCGGGCCATCCGCGCGTTCGTGCCCGACGAGAGCTGGAGCGTTACCGCGTGCTTCGCGGGCGACGAGAAGTCGGCCCGGGGACTGCTGCCGCAGTGGGCGCGGCTGCTCGCGCAGCGGGACGACAAGGGCAACCCGCCGCCGCTCAAGAAGCAGAACGCCTGGCTGGCCGAGCACGGGGCGCTCCGCGCCGAACTGATCGAGATCGACGGCGAGAAGTTCGAGGTGCTACAGGAAGGCCGGCTCGACCCCGACGCCGAGGCGGACGTCAGCGCCGAGAAGTTCCGCAAGGCCGGCACCTGCGACGTCACCCCCGGCGTGGTCTCCGCCCTCGAGAAGGCGGGGATGACCCAGATCGAGACCCACGTCGAGGAGGACGCGTCGGGCCGCGGGCCGGCCCGCTGGCGGCGGACCATCACGGGCGTGGCCGACCCGGCCATGGCATGGAGCGTCCGCTCGATCGAGACCAAGCGCACCAGCAGCCGGCCGCCCGCGCCGTTCATCACCTCGACCATGCAGCAGGCCGCCAGCAGCCGCCTGGGCTTCGGCGCCCGCCGCACGATGGGCGCCGCCCAGCAGCTCTATGAGGGCATCGACATCCCGGGCGAGGGGCCCGTTGGCCTGATCACCTACATGCGGACGGACTCGACCCACATCGCGGGCGAGGCGCTGAACATGGCCCGTGACCACATCGCCAGGACCTACGGCGACGACTACCTGCCCGAGAAGCCCAACTTCTTCGGCTCGTCCAACAAGAGCGCGCAGGAGGCCCACGAGGCCATCCGCCCCACCAACGTTGCATACACGCCCGACATGGTCCGCCGGGTGCTCAAGAACAAGCCCGACCTCGCGCGGCTGTACGAGCTGATCTGGCAGCGCTTCGTCGCGTGCCAGATGGCCAACGCGCAGTGGGACGCCACCACCGTGCTCATCGACGGCGGCAAGGATGCGACCCTCACTTTCAAGGCCAGCGGCCGCGTGCTGGTCTTCGACGGCTTCTACAGGGTTGCCGGCGTGCCCACCGCGAGCGACGAGGCGACGCTGCCCGAGCTGCGCGAGCAGGACGCGCTGCACGCCTTCGCCATCGAGCCGCGGCAGCGCTTCACCAGCCCGCCGGCCCGCTACACCGAGGCCAGCCTCATCAAGACGCTGGAGAGCGAGGGCATCGGCCGCCCCAGCACCTACGCGAGCATCGTGCAGACCATCCAGGATCGCAAGTACGTGGACCTGCTCGAGCGGCGCTTCCACGCGACCGACCTGGGCGAAGTCGTCACCGACAAGCTCGTCGAGGCCTTCCCCCGCATCCTCGACGTTGGCTACACCCGCGAGATGGAGGCCGAGCTCGACAAGGTCGAGGACGAGCATCTCGACTGGATCGAGATGCTCGAGCGGTTTTATGGGCCGTTCAGGAAGAGCCTGGAGGCCGCCGAGGAAAACCTCCAGCACGCCAAGGCCGAGACGCAGCCCAGCGACTACCTGTGCCCCCGCGACGGGGCGCCGCTGGTCTACCGCTTCGGCAAGAACGGCCGGTTCCTGAGCTGCTCCCGCTACCCCGACTGCGACTACGCCTGCCCGGTCGACCGCTACGGCAAGCCCCGCCCCGTCGAGTACGTCGACGTGCGCTGCCCCAAGACCGGTCGGCCCATGGTCCACCGCACGGGCCGCTTCGGGCCGTTCATCGCGACCGACCTGGCCGAGGGCGAGAGCCCGGGCGACGGCATGATCCTCAACGTCGACAAGAAGGGCTACGTGACGGCCCCCGCGCCCCCGCCGCTGGAGACCGACCTGCCGTGCCCCCTCTGCGAGAGCCCGCTGAACCTCCGCAACGGGCTCCGCGGCCCGTGGCTGGGCTGCTCGCGCTTCCCCAAGTGCCGCGGCCGCGGCAAGTGGGCCGAGCTGGACGACGCGAAGAAGAAGGCCCTCGAGGACGCGCTCGAGGCGCACGAGCGCGCCCACCCCATCCCGATCATCCGCCGCCTCGACGGCACGCCGCTGACCGACGCCAAGGGCAAGCCCCTGGAGGGCGCCCCCAAGGTCGAGCAGCTCGTGCTGCAAGAGACGCCCGAGGAGGCGGTGAGCAGCCACGCCGGCCCGATCCACAAGGACGAGAAGCTGGCGAAGTCGGCGTAG
- a CDS encoding pyridoxal-phosphate dependent enzyme, translating into MPTFDHILDAIGDTPLVKLNAVVPASGPNGTPAAVYAKCEFLNPAGSIKDRMAWHIIRRAEEEGLLKPGGTIVENTSGNTGAGAAMAAAARGYRAVFTMPDKMSQEKIDALRAFGAEVIITPTDVPGDSPDHYVNVAKRVAEETPGAFYMDQYHSQWNIEAHEQSTGPELYRQSQEAWGEQADAIVVGTGTGGTISGIGRYFKKKGAPTLIVGVDPLGSVHYSVFHTGEASTPYVYKVEGLGEDIVCRAFDPSVVDEMHQVSDYECFTMARRLIREEGLYCGGSSGGMVHVAIEVAQRLGAGKNVIAICPDSAGRYITKYLRDDWMKMHGFLEPPRGLGVVGDLIPEGTKVITAAEDRTLGEVIETMRTRGISQVPIVDAGGKPLGMVHEIDILRGLQSGDVDTSTPVRAIETQIGGILPPTARVEELYGVFAADQAAIVVSEGRLVGVLSEIDLIEYLARQGNHEPSHDTTPSPAHA; encoded by the coding sequence ATGCCCACGTTCGACCACATCCTCGACGCCATCGGCGACACGCCGCTCGTGAAGCTCAATGCCGTCGTGCCCGCTTCCGGGCCGAACGGAACGCCCGCCGCCGTGTACGCCAAGTGCGAGTTCCTCAACCCCGCGGGCAGCATCAAGGACAGGATGGCCTGGCACATCATCCGCCGGGCCGAGGAGGAGGGCCTCCTGAAGCCCGGTGGGACAATCGTCGAGAACACCAGCGGCAACACGGGCGCCGGTGCGGCCATGGCGGCGGCGGCGCGGGGCTATCGCGCGGTGTTCACCATGCCCGACAAGATGAGCCAGGAGAAGATCGACGCGCTGCGGGCGTTCGGCGCCGAGGTCATCATCACGCCCACCGACGTGCCGGGCGACAGCCCCGACCACTACGTCAACGTCGCCAAGCGCGTGGCCGAGGAGACGCCCGGCGCCTTCTACATGGACCAGTACCACAGCCAGTGGAACATCGAGGCCCACGAGCAGAGCACCGGGCCCGAGCTCTACCGCCAGAGCCAGGAGGCCTGGGGCGAGCAGGCCGACGCCATCGTCGTGGGCACGGGCACGGGCGGCACGATCTCGGGCATCGGTCGGTACTTCAAGAAGAAGGGCGCGCCCACGCTCATCGTCGGTGTCGATCCGCTGGGCTCGGTGCACTACAGCGTGTTCCACACGGGCGAGGCCAGCACGCCCTACGTCTACAAGGTGGAAGGGCTGGGCGAGGACATCGTCTGCCGTGCGTTCGATCCGTCGGTCGTCGACGAGATGCACCAGGTCAGTGACTACGAGTGCTTCACGATGGCCCGCCGGCTGATCCGCGAGGAGGGCCTGTACTGCGGGGGTTCGAGCGGTGGCATGGTGCACGTGGCCATCGAGGTCGCGCAGCGGCTCGGGGCGGGCAAGAACGTCATCGCCATCTGCCCGGACTCCGCCGGTCGCTACATCACCAAGTACCTCCGGGACGACTGGATGAAGATGCACGGCTTCCTCGAGCCGCCGCGCGGGCTGGGCGTCGTGGGCGACCTCATCCCCGAGGGCACCAAGGTCATCACGGCGGCCGAGGATCGCACATTGGGCGAGGTGATCGAGACGATGCGGACGCGGGGCATCAGCCAGGTGCCGATCGTCGATGCGGGCGGCAAGCCCCTGGGCATGGTGCACGAGATCGACATCCTGCGGGGCCTGCAATCCGGCGACGTGGACACCAGCACGCCCGTGCGCGCCATCGAGACCCAGATCGGCGGCATCCTGCCCCCCACCGCCCGCGTGGAGGAGCTCTACGGCGTGTTCGCGGCCGACCAGGCGGCCATCGTCGTC